From a single Brassica napus cultivar Da-Ae chromosome C9, Da-Ae, whole genome shotgun sequence genomic region:
- the LOC106370524 gene encoding myb-related protein 315-like, which translates to MGRKPCCEKIGLKRGPWTIEEDHRLMNFILNNGIHCWRVVPKLAGLLRCGKSCRLRWINYLRPDLKRGGFTDAEEDTIMELHSQLGNRWSKIASHFPGRTDNEIKNHWNTKIKKKMKHLGLNQAAHEPINSITNQTESKQITNPNMSSTIKEKEETKDQPKDDVIIETTKPLIVSNNDEEIQTENCKTLYAEEVDIGSLFTMQDNEISISSSSFSSLYSNISRSESSSYLAGDSISLEQWDLDMTDPLVPWDLFTNLDDTLFLYDKM; encoded by the exons ATGGGGAGAAAACCTTGCTGCGAAAAAATTGGATTGAAAAGAGGTCCATGGACTATAGAAGAAGATCATAGACTCATGAACTTCATTCTTAACAATGGCATCCATTGCTGGAGAGTCGTCCCCAAACTTGCAG GTTTGTTGAGATGTGGGAAGAGCTGTAGATTGAGATGGATTAATTATTTGAGACCTGATCTCAAGAGAGGTGGTTTCACTGATGCTGAAGAAGATACGATTATGGAACTTCACTCTCAACTTGGCAATAG GTGGTCTAAAATTGCCTCACATTTCCCCGGTCGAACGGATAACGAGATAAAGAACCATTGGAATACGAAgatcaaaaagaagatgaaacatcTTGGTTTAAATCAGGCTGCGCATGAACCAATAAATAGTATCACCAACCAAACCGAATCTAAGCAGATAACAAATCCAAACATGTCTTCTACcatcaaagaaaaagaagaaaccaaGGATCAACCAAAAGATGATGTTATAATAGAAACAACGAAACCCTTAATAGTATCCAATAATGATGAAGAAATTCAGACAGAAAACTGCAAAACTTTATATGCAGAAGAAGTAGACATCGGATCTCTATTCACAATGCAAGACAACGAGATATCTATCTCGTCTTCTTCGTTCTCTTCTTTATATAGTAATATTTCAAGAAGTGAATCTTCATCATATCTTGCAGGAGATTCAATCTCTTTAGAGCAATGGGACTTGGATATGACGGACCCTTTGGTGCCTTGGGACCTCTTCACCAATCTTGATGATACGCTTTTCCTTTATGACAAAATGTGA
- the LOC111206251 gene encoding early nodulin-like protein 1, which translates to MFLWLVIVLMVSGSVSSNEYKLHWVIPPANVSTSLNDWASGQRFQVGDTIRFKYKKDSVMQVTKEGYMQCNSSHPRFYSNTGKTRFMFDHSVPYYFISGTSGHCEKGQKMIVEVMAHDRTTTSVAPTPAMAVWLCFFSFTLSLVA; encoded by the exons atgtttcTTTGGCTAGTAATTGTCTTAATGGTTTCTGGTTCAGTCTCTTCAAATGAATACAAACTCCATTGGGTTATTCCTCCTGCAAATGTTTCAACAAGTCTTAACGATTGGGCTTCCGGTCAACGGTTCCAAGTTGGAGACACCATTC GATTCAAGTACAAGAAAGATTCGGTGATGCAAGTGACAAAGGAGGGTTATATGCAATGCAATTCGTCGCACCCAAGATTCTACTCGAATACGGGCAAGACCCGGTTCATGTTTGATCACTCAGTTCCTTACTATTTCATAAGTGGAACGTCTGGTCACTGTGAAAAAGGTCAGAAAATGATCGTCGAGGTCATGGCTCACGACCGTACCACCACATCCGTAGCTCCTACGCCTGCAATGGCCGTTTGGTTGTGTTTCTTCAGCTTCACGTTATCTCTTGTTGCTTAG